A genomic window from Pyxicephalus adspersus chromosome 2, UCB_Pads_2.0, whole genome shotgun sequence includes:
- the LOC140325000 gene encoding olfactory receptor 11A1-like, producing the protein MMWLPKLVKGVCLSPRRIIDPSQGSDLGGGYILCNSNITTLLFVGFHDLHRFKLLLFTILFMTYCLTICGNLVIITLVYYNKSLHTPMYFFLSQLSVTDIILTTDISPNMLNIVLHEQTFISVSGCISQLHIFASAEMLECFILTLMSYDRYLAICSPLQYALIMNHVLCIKLTFVSWLLSCSIPFIITFSILQLHFCGPNTIDHFFCDFYPLVKLSWSDPSIVILEATVVSMHVIVVPFVLIVASYMFIVVTILKITSFSGRLKSFSTCSSHLAVVSIFYGTLIATYMLPKEKSQVVSKALSLLYTVFTPLFNPFIYSLRNKDIKKAWRNVLPKFL; encoded by the exons ATGATGTGGCTACCAAAGCTAGTAAAGGGAGTTTGTCTATCACCTCGCCGGATTATAGATCCCTCCCAGGGTAGTGATCTTGGGGGAGGATAT ATTTTGTGTAACAGCAACATCACCACATTATTATTTGTGGGTTTCCATGACTTACACAGATTTAAACTTCTGCTATTTACTATTCTTTTTATGACTTATTGTCTGACAATATGTGGAAATCTCGTTATAATCACACTTGTGTATTACAACAAATCCCTTCACACtcccatgtatttttttctcagccaGCTCTCCGTAACTGACATCATATTGACCACAGACATTTCCCCTAACATGCTAAACATTGTACTACATGAGCAGACCTTCATATCTGTATCTGGCTGCATCTCACAGCTTCATATCTTTGCCTCAGCAGAAATGTTGGAATGTTTTATTCTCACATTGATGTCCTATGACCGCTATCTAGCCATTTGTTCCCCTTTGCAATATGCTTTGATCATGAATCATGTACTTTGcataaaattaacatttgtatCCTGGCTGTTAAGTTGCTCCATCCCATTCATTATAACATTTTCCATTCTCCAACTACATTTCTGTGGGCCTAATACTATTGaccattttttctgtgatttttatcCTCTGGTAAAACTTTCTTGGTCTGATCCATCCATAGTTATACTGGAGGCCACTGTGGTTAGCATGCATGTGATTGTTGTACCATTTGTGTTGATAGTAGCTTCATATATGTTCATTGTTGTAACCATCCTCAAAATAACCTCTTTTTCAGGAAGACTCAAATCTTTTTCTACTTGTAGCTCCCACTTGGCAGTTGTAAGTATATTTTATGGGACTCTTATTGCCACATACATGCTTCCAAAGGAGAAGTCTCAAGTAGTAAGTAAGGCTTTGTCCCTGTTGTATACAGTGTTTACACCTTTATTTAATCCATTTATTTACAGTCTGAGGAATAAAGATATCAAGAAAGCTTGGAGAAATGTCTTACCAAAGTTCCTTTGA